The following proteins are co-located in the Osmia lignaria lignaria isolate PbOS001 chromosome 12, iyOsmLign1, whole genome shotgun sequence genome:
- the LOC117603155 gene encoding uncharacterized protein LOC117603155 — MNGTKHDTHKNQVEFTIKDNILIGKKLEHPETHNNAGDIILEIFQKKPDLLGQIDAATGKQVTYREMRERTIKCAIWLKEQGIKPGDVVGICTSCHFDNYVPFLASIYIGAICAVEYHELPTRVFQNFLNTVSPKVIFLHEFAVKNFDAAQNELNTKIQRIVFEDGVPNEVSLNDILKNRKLSEVEKFRCAKIEDPKQTVMYIGTSGSTGMPKMAELSHLCFKTMLHPDYAVYAKDSISLCIAGLRWIYCILFMMEAFRGNSTRIIVDDYKEAKYYGEVIKKYKVEYYGADTNQIRQIYKMGLIELYRSTNLKTIRFGGSPFSRDIHKAMNELLPRINLLQAYGSTDVGNCISGQRNKNFKPGSSGYVREGVKVKIISTETGEVLGSNKQGEICVMTDTQLKGYLNNPEATKKAIDSEGWIHTGDIGYYDDDGELFIVGRMSDFIKYKDCCLSVTEMETILERHPSVYRAAVVAAPAELEGELPVAFVIKVPNKEVTESVLMKHFKINMPDYYVLSDIKFLGKIPTTNTGKVAKNELKQRLNSGMV; from the exons ATGAACGGGACGAAACACGATACGCATAAGAATCAG GTGGAATTCACCATCAAGGACAATATTCTTATCGGAAAAAAACTGGAACATCCTGAGACGCATAACAATGCCGGGGACATAATCCTAGAAATTTTTCAGAAGAAACCAGATCTACTGGGACAG ATAGACGCCGCTACAGGGAAGCAAGTTACGTATAGAGAAATGAGGGAGAGAACTATAAAGTGTGCAATTTGGTTGAAAGAACAAGGAATCAAACCAGGAGACGTAGTGGGCATTTGTACCTCTTGTCATTTCGACAATTACGTCCCCTTCCTGGCCTCCATATACATCGGTGCCATTTGTGCCGTGGAGTATCACGAATTACCTACAC GtgtttttcagaattttctaaaTACAGTCTCACCGAAAGTGATTTTCCTCCACGAATTTGCGGTAAAAAATTTCGATGCTGCTCAGAACGAGCTCAATACGAAAATACAAAGAATAGTGTTCGAAGACGGAGTCCCTAACGAAGTGTCTCTGAATGATATTTTAAAGAACAGAAAGTTGTCCGAGGTGGAGAAATTTCGTTGCGCAAAGATCGAGGATCCAAAACAGACAGTCATGTACATCGGCACTTCTGGTTCGACTGGGATGCCAAAAATGGCGGAACTGAGTCACCTGTGCTTCAAGACGATGCTGCATCCAGATTATGCAGTTTACGCAAAAGACAGTATTTCTTTGTGCATAGCAGGATTACGATGGATTTATTGCATCTTATTCATGATGGAAGCGTTTCGCGGTAATTCAACCAGAATCATCGTCGACGATTACAAAGAAGCGAAATATTACGGTgaagtgataaaaaaatataag GTAGAATATTACGGAGCGGACACAAATCAGATCAGACAAATCTACAAGATGGGCTTAATAGAACTGTATCGTTCGACGAACCTGAAGACTATCAGGTTTGGTGGCTCCCCGTTCAGTCGTGACATTCACAAAGCGATGAACGAACTTCTACCACGAATAAATCTTTTGCAAGCATACG GTTCGACCGACGTTGGGAACTGCATCAGCGGGCAAAGgaacaaaaattttaaaccTGGTAGCAGCGGTTACGTTCGAGAGGGTGTCAAAGTTAAAATCATCAGCACGGAAACGGGAGAGGTGTTAGGCTCGAATAAACAGGGAGAGATCTGTGTAATGACAGACACGCAGCTAAAAGGATATCTGAACAATCCTGAGGCGACTAAAAAAGCTATCGATTCGGAAG GATGGATTCACACCGGTGACATCGGTTACTACGACGATGACGGTGAGCTGTTCATAGTTGGCAGGATGTCGGATTTTATCAAGTACAAAGACTGTTGTCTATCGGTCACGGAAATGGAGACTATTCTTGAACGACATCCTTCGGTGTATAGAGCGGCAGTGGTAGCCGCACCGGCTGAACTCGAGGGAGAACTTCCGGTTGCTTTCGTGATCAAAGTACCGAACAAGGAG GTAACTGAAAGCGTATTGATGAAACACTTTAAAATTAATATGCCTGATTATTACGTTTTGAGCGATATTAAATTTTTGGGCAAAATTCCGACCACCAATACCGGAAAAGTTGCTAAAAACGAATTGAAACAAAGGTTGAACAGCGGAATGGTCTAA